The following nucleotide sequence is from Candidatus Izemoplasmatales bacterium.
TACCTGCCCGCCCGCATTTCCGCCTATACCTCGGAAGTGCCGATCCAGATGACCGGAACGTACAGCACCACCTACGCCGACTTCCTCGAGATCGCGCAGGACTTCTGGGCGGCAGACGGCGAACCCGACTGGGATGTCGCCGATGTCCGTTGGGACTTCCTCTACAAGTCGATGGTCGCCAACATCGCCCGCAACCAGAACTCCTACTACAAGTACGACCCCGCCTTCGCCGCGAAGGGATTGCTCGCGGGTTCGGCGATCGCCAGGGTCGAGGCCGGCTATTGCCTCGAGAACATCATCACCGAAGCCTATACCCCCGAACAGGCCCTGGTGGCGATGAAGAGCCAGCTCATCCTCGGATGACCGGGTTCGAACCCATCCTCCCGCTTCGAAAGGAACGATTCCGATGATCAAACGATTCTTCACGCTCCTCGTCGCCGCATTCGCGACGGTCGTCCTTACGGGATGCACGACGACCACGACCGCGGCGACGACCGCGACGACCGTCCCGACGACCGAAACGACCACGACGACGGACGAGCTCGTCACCGTTCCCGACCTCACGGGGATGTCGCGCGCCGACATCACGTCCACCCTCACGGCGCTCGGTCTGACCGTCCGATACTACTTCGATGTCTCGGTCGTGTATGACGACGAGTCCGACTACGACAAGTTCGTCAAATTCGGTTCCGGAATCGTTACTGGTTCGCTCGTCGCTCCCGGGACGGAGATCCGCGTCTATACGACGCCGCTCCACCTCGAGGTCGAATACTACCCCAACATCTCCGAATACGTCGATGACGACGACGTTCCGCTGCAAATCACTCCCGCCGATTACGCCGACAAGGAATTCATCGCCGACGGCATCGGGGAAGTGACCGTCTTCCGTTACGTCGACGGCGACACGACCCATTTCGAAAGCAACGGGACGAGCTTCTCGGTCCGCTATCTGGGAATCGACACGCCGGAGTCGACCGCGCTCTACGAACCCTGGGGAAAGACCGCGGCCAACTACACCAAGGCCGTCCTCCAGTCGGCGGAGACGATCGTGCTCCAGGCCGAAGGCGAGCGCATGGACGGCAACGGCCGTTATCTCGCCTGGATCTGGTACCGCACGTCGGCCGAGGGGGAATTCTACCTGCTCAACCTCGAACTCGTCGAACTCGCCTATTCGAAAAGCAAGGTCTCCGTCGGCAGTCGCTTCACGCAGATCCTCACCCTCGCCGACTGGAACGCGTCGCTCACGAAGCGTCGCGTCTGGGGCGAACTCGACCCGCTCTACGATTACAGCAAGGAAGGCACGCAGATGTCGATCCGGCATCTTCTCGAAAACTTCAACGACTACGTCGGCCTCAAGGTCGTCGTGACCGGGACCGTCACCGCGCGCCTCGGCAAGAGCGTCTACATCCAGGACGACGAGGGATACGGCGTCTTCATCTATTCGATGACCGGATCGGTGGTCCTGCAGGTCGGCGCCAACGTCACGATCGGCGCGCTCACGCCGACGTATTACTCGGGCAGTCCGCAGCTCACCAACTTCAACACCATCAACATGTCTCTCAACTCGACGGGGAACATCGTCGAACCGCTTCTGATGACGTACGAGGCGTTCACCTTCACCCGCATCGGCGCCTACGTGCGGCTGTCCCAGCTGGAAATCGTCTCGATCAACGCCGCCGGTTCGAGCGTCGTCTGCGAAGACGCATCGGGACACCGCATCGTCGTCCGCATCGACAGCGATACGGGATTCACCGCCGAAGACCTCGGGCTTTCCGTCGGTCAGATCGTCAGCGTGAACGGGCCGCTGGGCTATTACGACTTCTCGTTCGAATCTCCGGACGGATACGTCTATGACAACGATCGGTTCCAACTGATGCTGACGCTCGCCGCCGACATCACGATCATAGAATAAAAAGGAATAAGGAGGGTAATATGAAGTTCAGAAAGTTCGCACTGCTAGGCATCATCATCGCCGGATTCATGGCGCTTGTCGCCTGCGATGAGATCACAACCACCGTGCCGACCACTGCGCCGACGACCGCCACGACCGTCACCACGGTCTCGACGATGTCGAACCAGGCCAAGGTACAGGAAGTCATCGACGCCCTGACGCTCGGAGACATCTCCGCCGTCAGCGCCGACATCACCCTGCCGTCGCCGACCACCTACGGCGTCATGGTCTCGTGGAGTTCCTCCGACGAAGACGTGATCAACATCTTCGGCGAAGTGACCGTCCCCGGCTATGAAGACGGGGATGCGACCGTCACCCTGACCGCAACCGTCACCCTCGGCGCCGTCACCCTGACGAAGGAATTCACCGTGACCGTCGTCGCCCAGACCGTCGAAGAGTACCTGATGGCGGCCGCCAACACGATCATCATCACCGGTTCGGATACGATCACGGCGAACTTCACGCTGCCCGGCCTGGTCCGCGGCGCGGCCGTGACCTGGTCCTCGAACAACATTGCGTCGGCCGCGATCGCGGCGACCGCGAACGAAGACGGAACCTGGAACGTCACCGTCACGCGCCAGCGTCTTGAAGACGGCGGCGTGAACGTCCCCGTGACGCTCACCGCGACGCTCACGATCGGCGAAACGTCGGTCCAGACGACCCGCACGATCTTCGTCATCGCAGAGCCTCTGGCGACGCTCTACACGTCGTTCGTGGAACTGCATGCGAATTCCTCGCTGAACGACTACATCGAAGTCACCGGCCTGGTCTACGCCACGTTCAACGGCGGATACTTCATGGTCGATGACGCCGGCGCGTTCCTCGCCGTCTACACGGCATCGTCGGCCACGGCGATCAAGAACGCCGTGATCAACGTCGGCGACGAAGTCCACATCAAGGCCTACTACGGCAAGTACAGCTCCTACACGCTGTATCAGCTCATCAACCTGAAGCTCCAGGAAGTCGTTTCGACCGGCAACGAGATCGACATCACGCCGATCGTCCTCGAGAATCCCGCCGATCTCATCGGCATGGATCCGGTCAAGACCCTGCACGGCCAGGTCTTCACGATCACCGTGACCCCGCAGCTTCGCGGAGCGTACAACAACGTCTACCTCTTCGACGGCGCCACCCGCGTCGCGACGGTCTACTACATGTCGAACGCCGATTCGATCGACGCGCTTGAAGCGGTCGTCGGCAAGGTCATCACCATCGACGTCGTCTACTACGTGTACTACACCGGATCGAGCGCTCTCGAACCCGGCGTTCCCGAGGTCTATGTGGCCTTCGACGGACTCGCCGAGGACATCGAACTCGCTCCGCTCGAAGGACAGGAAGCCCTCGACGCCGACACCACGGCCCTGAACCTTGCGACCGAGGCGCTCTCCGAAGAGCAGCTGACGCTCCCGGCGGCCGGCAACTACGGTTCCGTCATAACCTGGGAAGTCGTCTCCGGCGGCGCGACCATCGCCGACGGCAAGGCCACGATGCCCGCCGTCGACGAAATCACTTCCGTTGTGCTCCGCGCGACCCTGACGCTCGCGGGCGTCGTTACCCCGACCACGAAGGACTTCACGATCGCGGTCGCGCCGATCGTCCCGCTGTCCGTCTCGGAAGCATGGGCCCTTGCGACCGGCCTCGGATTCTCGGGTCCCATACTCACCGGCACCGTCGAGATGGTCGAAGGCACGATCGTCGCCTTCCGCTACAACAGCGGCGGCACCGCCTACGAAGGCATGTTCATCACCGACGGCGTCCATTACCTCTACGCCCATACCGGTTCGGCCGCCTTCACCTCGGTCACCTACAACGTCGGCGACGTCGTCCTGCTCAAGGGCACGATCCAGACGTACTACTACCTGCCGCAGATCGGCACGATGACCCTCGTGCAGAAGGTCGCGGACGGCACGCCCGCCGCGTTCACGCCGACGGAAGTCACGATCGCCCAGATCTACGAGACCGTCGCCTCGACGACCGTCAGCCCGTACTACAGCACCCTCGTGAGCATTCGCGGCACGCTGGTCGTCGGCACGAGCGACAACACCACCTACATCCAGAACGCCGAAGGACAGAAGCTGTACTTCTATCGTTCCGCCGCGTTCCTCGCCGGACTCGCTTCGCTGAACGGCAAGGAAGTCATCTACACCGGCATGCTGTACGACTACAACTCGTCGATCCCCGGCTGGAGAATCACCGGCACGAACTCGACGTTCGAAGAAGTTCCGCTGGAAGGCCAGGAAGCTCTTGACGCCGCCGTCGGCAGCCTCACCATCTCGCTGGAGCAGCTCGCCAACGACGTCGTCGCCCTGCCCGCCACCGGCGCGTACGACACCGCGGTCGCCTGGGAAGTCATCTCGGGCGGTGCGGTCATCGCCGCCGGATCGGTTACCTATCCCGACGTCGCCGTCGACACCGACGTGGTCCTCCGCGCGACCGTCTCGCTCGGCGCGCTGACCCCGGTCACGAAGGACTTCACCGTCGTCGTGTCCCCGATCGTCCCGCTCACCGTCACCGAGACGTTCGACAAGATCGCGGTACTCGGCGGATCTCCATCCGGCGCGGTTAACGGCACCGTCGAACTGCTTCAGGGCACGATCCTCGGCTTCAAGTGGAAGTCCGGATTCGCCGCCTACGAAGGCATCTACGTCACCGACGGCACCCATGTCGTCTACGTCTATACCGGCACGACTGCGACCGACGCGTTCGCCCTTGGCGACGTCGTCCTGATCAAGGGCCAGATCATGACATACTACTATCTGCCCGAAGTCTCCAACATCACCGTCCTGACGAAGGTCGAAGGCGCGACCCCCGCCGTATTCGACACCGTCGAGCTGACGATCGAGCAGATCTACGGCTACACGAACGTGAATACGCCCTATTATTCCAACAAGATCCAAGTGGTCGGCGTCCTCACCGTCGGAACGGGCGACTCGTCCACGTTCCTCATGGTCGGAACGCAGAAGCTCGTCTTCTCCCGCATCGTCTCCGACCTGTCGACCCTTTCCGCCCTCAACGGCAAGGAAGTCATCTTCACCGGCTTCCTGAACGACTACTATGGCAGCTACTCCGCATGGCGCATCACCGGCGCCGGTTCGACCTTTGAACTGACCGAGGCCCAGAAGGCCGCCGACGACGTCGCCGGCGCGATCGTCAAGACCTCCGTCGTCGCCGAGGAAGTCGTCAACCTTCCGACGACCGCCACGAACGGATCGACCATCGCCTGGGCGATCAAGTCGGGCGCCGAGTTCATCACCTCGCTCGTCGACAACGTCGTGACCTACGCGAACGTCGCCACGACGTCCGAAGCGGTCCTCACCGGCACCTTCACCTACACCCCGGCCGTCGGCGATCCGATCGTCACGACCAAGGACTACACGATCTCGATCTCGACGCTCGAAGTGAAGCTCGCCGCCGACAAGGAAGCCCTCACGGTCCAGGCGGCCGCGAACGAACTCGACGTGATCACCCTCCCGACCACCGGCGCCAACGGCTCCGCGATCACCTGGGCGCTCACCGAGACGACCGACGCGTCGCTCGCGACGAACGTCCTGACCCTCAACTACAAGGGCGCGGCCTACAGCGTCACCGTCACCGCGACCCTCACGCTGAGCACCTTCACGGACACGAAGGAATTCACGATCGACGTGAGCGCGCTCACCGTCCTGTCCTGCACCGAAGCGTACACCTACATCCGCACGCTCGTCGGCACGGGCAGCGTCGCAGGCGACATCGGGTACGTCATGGGCACGATCATCGAATTCAAGACGTCGAACGCGACGAATTACAGCGGCGCCTTCATCACCGACGGAACGAACGTCATTTACGTGTACTATTCCTTCCCGAAGGCGGATTATGCGATCGGCGACGTCGTCCTCATCAAAGGCACGATGAAGAGCTACTACTATCTGCCGGAAGTCGACACCACCACGATGCGCGTCATTCTCGAGAGCGCGACGCCGGCCGAGTATACCCCGATCAGCGCGACCATCGCCGAAATCGCGGCGTATGACTCGACGAACTCGAACACGTCTCCGTATCTCGCCCAGAAGGTCGTCGTGTCGGGCACCGTCGTCAAGGACGGCTCGAACTACTTCCTGTCCGACGGCACCGATCGTCTCCAGTTCTATTACGTCGAGTTCTCCGACGGCACCGTCCTGGCCGACATCGTCGGCGCCAACATCACGCTGACCGCGATCATCGGCGAATACCGCAGCGACGGCAGCATCCGCATGAACGGCGCCTTCGCCATGGTCGCCATCACCGATCAGGATGCCGTCGACTTCGATTCCGCGAAGCTTCCCGCTTCGTTGGAACTGACCGCCGACTATGTGCTCCCGACCCCCGTGTTCGCCGCCTTTGACATCACCGTCATCTCGGCCGAACTGACCTCCTATCTGACCGAAAGCGCCACCGGGCTCACCCTCGGTTCGCAGCCGGCCAGCACCGTCAGCGGCACCGTCACGGTCGTCGTGACGTACGGCACCGTCACCGAAGAGGTCGTCATCCCCGTCACGCTCGTCGCGATGACCGACGCCGACAAGCTGGCGCTCGCGCTCGCCGACCTGCCGGACGTCGTCACGGCTCTCAAGACCGGCGATTACGAGATCGGCACCGCGCTCTACGGTTCGATCACCAACGTCACGATCGGCGTCGCCCTCACCGGCATCGTCACCTGGTCGGCTCCGAACATCAACGTCGCCTCCCTGCCGGCCGGCTTCGCACCGACCGTCGAAGCGGTCGTCGTGGAGATCACCGTCGGCGCCGAAGTGGGCACCGCGAACGTCTCGGTCGTCGTCAAGGGCGCCGATGCGGCCAGCGACCTCATCTTCTCCGAATACATCGAAGGATCCTCCAACAACAAGGCCCTCGAGATCTACAACGGCACCGGCATCGCGATCGACCTCTCGACCTATGTCGTCGACCTCTATTCCACCTACGTCAGCAGCGTGATGTCCACGACGCCCTCCCAGACGCTGGCCCTGACTGGCACATTGCTACCGGGCGAAGTCATCGTCATCTACAACTCGAGCGCGACCGCCGAATTCAAACCGGCTGACGGCATCTCCAGCGCAGTCACCTTCTATAACGGCGACGATGCCCTGACGCTCAAGAACGACGGAACGATCATCGACAGCTTCGGCCAACTCGGTGGAACCGATCCGGGCACCAATTGGTCCGTCGGCGGCGTGGCTACCTCGGAATTCACACTGGTCCGCATCTCCACCGTGAAGAGCGGCCGCACCGACGCGGCTGCGGCGTTCGATCCCAGCCTCGAATGGGTCGCATATCCGCAGAATACCGCTTCCTACCTCGGTTGGCACCTCATGGACGGAACGACAATCCTCGTCGACACCTTCACCTATGCGGATGAAGCCGAATTCGAAGCCGCATGGACAGCCCGCATCAACAGCTCCAACGCCCTCGACCCGAGCGACCTCCTGCAGCTCGACGCCACCAACGACACGATGGTCATGACCCTCCCGGCCACCGCGAACGACGGCTGGTGGCTTGCACGCAAGTACTCGACGCTCGCCAGCTTCGGCGCCACCGATGCGTACAACTACCTGTGGTTCTACGTCACGAACAACACGAATACCACGACGCTCTGCAACGTGTGGCTCTATTGGGGCAGCCAGAACGCCTTCCCGATCACGCTCCCGGCGGCCGGCACCTCCGGCTGGGTCTACGTGAAGCTCTCTGATTCCGGCTATTATGCGACCGGCATCACCGATTTCGCGATCGGCTTCAACAATTTCGCGGTCAACCAGGTCACCGGCAACCTCGTCGTTCATGAGGTCCGCGTCTCCCGCTACATCCCTTCCTGAACCTTTGAAGGGAAAGTTGAGAAAGTCCCCGACGATCTCAACCGCATGACATGATCGAGCCCCGCGAACGGACGCCTTCGGGCGCCCCGTTCCGCGGGGCTTTTTCATGGCTCGGGCCGGATTATGTCCCGTTTGACGGTTTCATGTGACAAACCGGGTCGTTTTTAGTATCATAGTAAGTGCGAACACCCATGGAGGACGACATGAAGGACAGACTCGACCGGTTCCTGACCGGTCTTCCCTATCAGCTCATCATCAGTCTCGCCACCGTCGTCGTCTGGACGATGGGGTGGGCGGACTACGGGTTGCCGATCGTTCTCGGCCTCATGTTCGTCGAGTTCGTCTTTCTGAAGGATACGATCCCGACGGTGCCGCTCTTCATGAACGCTCTCTTCATGGTCTCGAAGACCGACTGGACCTTCTCCGGCGTGCCCCTCTACATCTATATGACGCCGGTGGCGATCCTCCTCGGGATGATCGTCCACGCGGTCCGGTTCCGCGTGAATCTGCTTCGGGGGGCGATGCTTCCGGGAATCCTCGTGATGCTCGCGGCGGTCGCGCTGTCGACGATCAACGCCGTCGACACGCTCTCGCCGATGTACGGATTCTATGCCCTCGTCGGCCTGCTCTACGCAGCCGTGTACCTCTTCTACGTGAACACGATCCAGGGCGACCACGTGAAGTATCTGATCCGGATGATGTTCCTGCTCGGGCTGGTCGTCTCCGCCGAGGTCCTGATCTACTACCTCCGCGTCGACGACGTCCTCTACGCGATCGAAAACAAGACGATCACGCTCGGCTGGGGCATCTCGAACTACATCGCCACCTATCTGATCCTCTTCGTACCGATGACCTACTACTACGCCAAGACGACGAAGCTCCCGCTGCTTTACATCATCGTCGGGATCTTCGAGGGGATCATGCTCCTGTTCACGGCGTCGCGGGGCGGGATCATCGCCTTCGCCGGGACCTTCGGCCTGTGCGCCCTGTACCTGATGGTGCAGAAGCGCTGGTGGCACACCGCGCTCCACTTCCTCGCCGCGTTCGGCGCCATCGCGCTCGCCGCGTGGATCGGAAAGGAATTCTTCGTCACCCTCTTCGACCGGCTGTCGACGCTCCTCCTCGACGACAGCGGGCGGATTCCGATCTGGCTCGACGCGATCGCCAAATTCAGGGAACATCCCCTCTTCGGAAACGGGCTCTTCGCCCGACTCGACGAGGCGGGCGACTTCCGGATGTTCCACAACACCGTGCTGCACACCGCCGCGACCCTCGGCCTCGTCGGCCTCGCCGGGCTGGCGATGCAGGTGTTCGTGCAGTTCAAGTGGGTCCTGCGGAGAAGGACGCCGGAGGCGATCTTCCTCGGCATCGCCCTCCTCGGCGCGCACATGCACGGCATGGTCGACAACATCTACTTCATGCCGCAGTTCATGATCGTGATCGTCATCATCGTCGCCGTCTGCGAGAACGCGTACCGGGTCCCGCAGAACGAGCTGGTGAGGGCATAGAAATAAGGAATCGGGAGAACGCCTCGG
It contains:
- a CDS encoding immunoglobulin-like domain-containing protein, coding for MKFRKFALLGIIIAGFMALVACDEITTTVPTTAPTTATTVTTVSTMSNQAKVQEVIDALTLGDISAVSADITLPSPTTYGVMVSWSSSDEDVINIFGEVTVPGYEDGDATVTLTATVTLGAVTLTKEFTVTVVAQTVEEYLMAAANTIIITGSDTITANFTLPGLVRGAAVTWSSNNIASAAIAATANEDGTWNVTVTRQRLEDGGVNVPVTLTATLTIGETSVQTTRTIFVIAEPLATLYTSFVELHANSSLNDYIEVTGLVYATFNGGYFMVDDAGAFLAVYTASSATAIKNAVINVGDEVHIKAYYGKYSSYTLYQLINLKLQEVVSTGNEIDITPIVLENPADLIGMDPVKTLHGQVFTITVTPQLRGAYNNVYLFDGATRVATVYYMSNADSIDALEAVVGKVITIDVVYYVYYTGSSALEPGVPEVYVAFDGLAEDIELAPLEGQEALDADTTALNLATEALSEEQLTLPAAGNYGSVITWEVVSGGATIADGKATMPAVDEITSVVLRATLTLAGVVTPTTKDFTIAVAPIVPLSVSEAWALATGLGFSGPILTGTVEMVEGTIVAFRYNSGGTAYEGMFITDGVHYLYAHTGSAAFTSVTYNVGDVVLLKGTIQTYYYLPQIGTMTLVQKVADGTPAAFTPTEVTIAQIYETVASTTVSPYYSTLVSIRGTLVVGTSDNTTYIQNAEGQKLYFYRSAAFLAGLASLNGKEVIYTGMLYDYNSSIPGWRITGTNSTFEEVPLEGQEALDAAVGSLTISLEQLANDVVALPATGAYDTAVAWEVISGGAVIAAGSVTYPDVAVDTDVVLRATVSLGALTPVTKDFTVVVSPIVPLTVTETFDKIAVLGGSPSGAVNGTVELLQGTILGFKWKSGFAAYEGIYVTDGTHVVYVYTGTTATDAFALGDVVLIKGQIMTYYYLPEVSNITVLTKVEGATPAVFDTVELTIEQIYGYTNVNTPYYSNKIQVVGVLTVGTGDSSTFLMVGTQKLVFSRIVSDLSTLSALNGKEVIFTGFLNDYYGSYSAWRITGAGSTFELTEAQKAADDVAGAIVKTSVVAEEVVNLPTTATNGSTIAWAIKSGAEFITSLVDNVVTYANVATTSEAVLTGTFTYTPAVGDPIVTTKDYTISISTLEVKLAADKEALTVQAAANELDVITLPTTGANGSAITWALTETTDASLATNVLTLNYKGAAYSVTVTATLTLSTFTDTKEFTIDVSALTVLSCTEAYTYIRTLVGTGSVAGDIGYVMGTIIEFKTSNATNYSGAFITDGTNVIYVYYSFPKADYAIGDVVLIKGTMKSYYYLPEVDTTTMRVILESATPAEYTPISATIAEIAAYDSTNSNTSPYLAQKVVVSGTVVKDGSNYFLSDGTDRLQFYYVEFSDGTVLADIVGANITLTAIIGEYRSDGSIRMNGAFAMVAITDQDAVDFDSAKLPASLELTADYVLPTPVFAAFDITVISAELTSYLTESATGLTLGSQPASTVSGTVTVVVTYGTVTEEVVIPVTLVAMTDADKLALALADLPDVVTALKTGDYEIGTALYGSITNVTIGVALTGIVTWSAPNINVASLPAGFAPTVEAVVVEITVGAEVGTANVSVVVKGADAASDLIFSEYIEGSSNNKALEIYNGTGIAIDLSTYVVDLYSTYVSSVMSTTPSQTLALTGTLLPGEVIVIYNSSATAEFKPADGISSAVTFYNGDDALTLKNDGTIIDSFGQLGGTDPGTNWSVGGVATSEFTLVRISTVKSGRTDAAAAFDPSLEWVAYPQNTASYLGWHLMDGTTILVDTFTYADEAEFEAAWTARINSSNALDPSDLLQLDATNDTMVMTLPATANDGWWLARKYSTLASFGATDAYNYLWFYVTNNTNTTTLCNVWLYWGSQNAFPITLPAAGTSGWVYVKLSDSGYYATGITDFAIGFNNFAVNQVTGNLVVHEVRVSRYIPS
- a CDS encoding O-antigen ligase family protein; this translates as MKDRLDRFLTGLPYQLIISLATVVVWTMGWADYGLPIVLGLMFVEFVFLKDTIPTVPLFMNALFMVSKTDWTFSGVPLYIYMTPVAILLGMIVHAVRFRVNLLRGAMLPGILVMLAAVALSTINAVDTLSPMYGFYALVGLLYAAVYLFYVNTIQGDHVKYLIRMMFLLGLVVSAEVLIYYLRVDDVLYAIENKTITLGWGISNYIATYLILFVPMTYYYAKTTKLPLLYIIVGIFEGIMLLFTASRGGIIAFAGTFGLCALYLMVQKRWWHTALHFLAAFGAIALAAWIGKEFFVTLFDRLSTLLLDDSGRIPIWLDAIAKFREHPLFGNGLFARLDEAGDFRMFHNTVLHTAATLGLVGLAGLAMQVFVQFKWVLRRRTPEAIFLGIALLGAHMHGMVDNIYFMPQFMIVIVIIVAVCENAYRVPQNELVRA
- a CDS encoding thermonuclease family protein, with the protein product MIKRFFTLLVAAFATVVLTGCTTTTTAATTATTVPTTETTTTTDELVTVPDLTGMSRADITSTLTALGLTVRYYFDVSVVYDDESDYDKFVKFGSGIVTGSLVAPGTEIRVYTTPLHLEVEYYPNISEYVDDDDVPLQITPADYADKEFIADGIGEVTVFRYVDGDTTHFESNGTSFSVRYLGIDTPESTALYEPWGKTAANYTKAVLQSAETIVLQAEGERMDGNGRYLAWIWYRTSAEGEFYLLNLELVELAYSKSKVSVGSRFTQILTLADWNASLTKRRVWGELDPLYDYSKEGTQMSIRHLLENFNDYVGLKVVVTGTVTARLGKSVYIQDDEGYGVFIYSMTGSVVLQVGANVTIGALTPTYYSGSPQLTNFNTINMSLNSTGNIVEPLLMTYEAFTFTRIGAYVRLSQLEIVSINAAGSSVVCEDASGHRIVVRIDSDTGFTAEDLGLSVGQIVSVNGPLGYYDFSFESPDGYVYDNDRFQLMLTLAADITIIE